A single window of Coleofasciculus chthonoplastes PCC 7420 DNA harbors:
- a CDS encoding 2TM domain-containing protein, which yields MPPRWSRKPDRRDAEYRRLDDRMNFAVHVAVFAACNSGLWFVRTIQYANWTWTYWVTGIWGLILVGHAVYIFAIADYTPLPGQDNSANSAQG from the coding sequence ATGCCTCCTCGTTGGTCCCGCAAACCTGATCGTCGCGATGCTGAGTATCGACGCCTAGATGACCGAATGAACTTTGCTGTCCATGTCGCTGTGTTTGCGGCGTGTAATTCGGGTTTATGGTTTGTCCGTACCATCCAGTATGCTAATTGGACTTGGACGTATTGGGTAACGGGGATCTGGGGATTAATTTTAGTCGGACACGCCGTTTACATCTTTGCGATCGCGGATTATACTCCTTTACCAGGTCAAGATAATTCGGCTAACTCTGCTCAAGGATAA
- a CDS encoding DUF3181 family protein gives MANPNTSEAIETLAAEIGENIYIDVAKWHLYLQDAHLHTPLAERLYPLLTEDNLSEDQVVQILQSIPIKLGGGKREVPLADLLPMQCQVNLLDLLEEFQRKM, from the coding sequence ATGGCTAACCCGAATACCAGCGAAGCGATCGAAACCTTGGCGGCTGAAATTGGTGAGAATATATACATCGATGTTGCCAAATGGCATCTTTACTTACAGGATGCCCATTTACACACCCCTTTAGCTGAACGCCTCTATCCCCTGCTGACAGAGGATAACCTCTCCGAAGACCAAGTGGTGCAAATCTTGCAAAGTATTCCGATTAAACTGGGGGGTGGCAAACGGGAAGTTCCCCTAGCGGATTTACTACCGATGCAGTGTCAGGTTAATCTGCTGGATTTACTCGAAGAGTTTCAACGGAAAATGTAA